The sequence GCTGCTAGATTAATCCCTTAGGATTGCTGGAAGAAAAAAGAGAAAGACTGTTTACCTAGCCTTTTCTTGCTGCTGATTTTTTTCTGTTTTCATTTCATTTTTTTGTGCAGCTGCTTATGATTCTTCAATTTGGAGGATATACTCTAGTAAGGAACTCCAAAGTTCTATTTGAAAGTTTTGGCTTCGAGGATCAGCCAATAATAATTGGACTGATCATTTTCCAGGTATGTCTGCAATAGTCGTAACGAGCAGCATTTTGTTTTGTCCTTTCTCAAGATTTTTGGTACTGACTACCAAATTCTATTTGAGATGAATTCTCTAGGTGTTTGTACGTTTCGATTCAAGTTGCCTTGAAAATTTTGATGTGGTGTTCTCTGAATATTTTGGCATTATGAACATTATTGCTCGATTGATGCATGTGTTACTTTGATTGCAGCACACCATAATACCCATCCAACACCTTCTGAGCTTTTGCCTGAACCTTGTTAGCAAAGCATTTgaatttcaggtcattcttctatCTGCCTCTGGTTTTGCTGTTATTAACAGTTTTTAAAGATTTTCGTTGCACTCACTTAAATTCAATTTCTAGGCTGATGCCTTTGCCAAGAACCTTGGATATGCCCCTCAGCTCCGAGCGGCCCTTGTTAAACTACAGGTAACCATCTGAACACAATTTTAATTTATAGTTAACAACAGTAACATTACTCTTTATTTTTCTAAAGAGTATCTGGACTGCAAGGTGTGATCATATGTGTAGCATGCTTTCACTCATCACTACTCTAATTATCATCCTCCCGTCTCTGCTGCCCATCAACAGCAGCAGGTCAATGTGGCATGATCAAATAGCACAGATGATAGATTAATCATCAAAAGGGTCTTGATTTAATGGACGACGACACAGAGAGATGCATCTCTATGGAGAGTGGAGATGCGTACTGACCTAACCCTCAAGAAGCTCCTGGGGATCTGCGGCAATGGAGGCTCCCTCCTCCTGCATGTGGATGAGCGGCAACGGCATGAGCTAACCACCCACATTGGCCGGACAAGTCGCGAGCACGCAGGACGCGGACACATTATCCTACTCACTGGTTATGGGCCGCCCGGAGTAGGAACCACAGGCCGGCCTCGTGACAACAAGCTGATCATTAGCAGGGCATAAGCTTCCTCCTGTGTTGGCTCGAGACCAAATTTCTGCCTTGAAATCTAAACACAGTCGCAGATGATTTCCCAACACTCGTAATCAAGTTCGGATGCCCCTTCTGTTCTGCAAAACCAGATAAGCACAGCTGAGGGATACATAGCACATCAAACATCAATAATGATCAAACCACGGTCAAGACAACTACTACTCAGGGGAGTAAATATTCAGTAAGTACCCATCTTTATCTTGGGCTTCTTCTCCTCTTTCCTTGACCGCTCTGGTGGCGCCggtgatgaagacgatgacgggGCGGCGGCCCTCTTCAACCCAGGCATGGGCTCAGGGCGCGGGGTCGGTCGGTTGCTGGTCCTAGGGATGACAAGCTGTGGCCTCGCCGACGGCTGCGGCGCGGGCGAAGGAGCCTTCTGGATTGGCGGCTGCAGCGATGGCTTGAGATCCCTCTGGATCGGCGGCGGGGATGGATTGTGTTCCCTCTGGATTGGCGGCGTCGGTGGCTTGGGTTCCGAACGAGTTGGCGGCGGCTTGCGATCTCGGAACCTGGCGAGCCTCGAGTGCGCCTCCTCTAGCTTCATCTCCACGGTGTCCAGCTGCGGCGACCATCGGGAGTTTATTTGGGGGCGCAGGGCCACAGACGGGGGATGCGAGGAGGAGGTGCTGGTGTAGCCCTGGTGGACGCGCGGACCTTCCATCCGCGCGATTTGGTGGCGCACCGAGGAGGAGGTGGCGGCACATTGCTGGGGAGAGGATTTGGCGCGGCCGATTTGGCGCAGGGGTGCGGATGGTGGCGGCGCATTGCTGGGGAGAGGATTTGCGGGCGCGGCGGATGGAATCCATACATGGAAGGTGGCGGCGGATTTGCTGGGGAGCGGATTTGGGGACTGCGGACGCGCGGATTTGTGGGCGCTGCGGCTGTGCTCGGCTGCGGGCGCGAGGACGGTGGCGGGGACTGCGGGCGCGGGGACGGCAGCGGGAATCGCGGGCGTGGGAAGGGGAATCGCGGGCGATGGCAGAACGAAGCAATTGTGCACGCCTACACTAAAGACataaggagtagtagagattgGAGGAATTAAGGTAAAAATAAGCtgatttttctctctctctctttcaatTCGAAGAAGATTTAAGTTTTCAAACTCAAATATCTATATATTTCACTGAACTAAAATAGGGACTAAAATGTTTTAGCCCGAGTTCCTTCAAGATGGTTACAAGTAACTAAACTATATTAATTCTACattttttctttatttatttagttGCACTAATGGCTAGAAAATGTTTAAGAAACATTTTAGTATTCTTTGCGGGTCGTTGGAGGCTGAGCGACGATTTTCATGCTGGTGTACTTATCGTACAAATCAACAACAATGAGACGAATACCTTAGTTTGGTGTTTATATCAAGTTTAGCTTATTTATGCTTCTGAAACAATCCCATCATGCTATTCTGAAGGAGCCCGTGTTTCCCAGGCCTTTTCAGAAACAAGAAGCCCATCAAAGTCATCATGTTGTTCTGAAGGGGCCCATGCTTCTTGGGCTGTTCTGAAACAAGAGGCCCATCATGTCCTTCAGAAGAGGGCCGTATTTCTTAGAATGGCCGAGAGATATTACTTGTGACCGTTTATTTATACGTGTCTAGATTGTAGAGGCCGGCGTCCCTGTAGGCAAAAAGCTATTTTGTCACATGCATTGGTCGTTTGTTTCCCTGCAAGAAGAGACGCTCATCTTGTGATGCAGGAGATGAATTAAGAGCACATTTCCTCTTGGTTTAGTGATAAGGCTGATGAATATGTGGTCTCCGATGAAAAATTAATATAACATCGTCACACTTGAAGTGGAGATTCTACGTTTGAAACGACCTAAGGCTCTGACCGTCAATGATCTGTTGTTACCCGATCCATATAAGCGTCAGAGGCATCCTTTGGTTTGCTGAAGCTCCTGTTGGCTCTAAGGTAGTTTTTGGTTCCATCCGGAGTATTGTCTAGTTCTGGAGTCATTGAGAGGAATGGCTCCATCCTAAAGAGCGGCTAGGATGCGGCTCTGTCcgaagtagagatggcaatgaaaCTTCAATATCCGAATTCTCACGATGAATTCCATTAGAGGACGGGGCAAGCGTTCGTCGAAATTCTTGATCTCTAGTCCGGAGGATTTTGAGGAGCTAGATGGTTCAACATTTAAGtatatttttttctttttagAGTCATTATACTATACATGGAATCAATTCAAATAACAATAAATTAGGAGCGGGGCGACCACCATACTCCAGAACTGAACACTTTTTATTTCTTTGACGTAAAATTATCTCCAACAGACTATCTATTTCACTCTCTATCTTACTTCCTATTTCAAGTCTACTCTGCAACCAGTGTCGTCTACCGTCATAATAGTGTTTTACACGCCCGTTTTTATGGCATGCTGCAGTTGCCTAACTATTGTTTATAGGAGATTTTTATGTCTTTTATTTCTTTCACATAGCTGATAAAGACGACAGTTTGTTTTAGCCTCACCAACTTCCGTTTCTCTGACGCTAGTAACACGACCAAAGATGCATGTTTAAGTGCTGCGGGCTGCGGCGGCCATGTCGACGAGCATGGGGCTGTATACGGGGGCGTTGCTTGCATTTACTATCTTTGTTGTCTGTGCTATGAGCCTCTGACACATGGCGTGCCCTACGCCCGTCGATGAGTCTCTAAGACCAACTCCAGTAGACTCCCTCTCCGTATCCCTAAAACGCGCGGCCAACAgattctctctcctctccgtatCCGTCTCCGTTTCCAGCAACACTCCCCATCCCACTCCGCATACAGTCTATGACACCTGGGGCCCGCCAACAGGCGCGCGCACGCAGAGAGctgcggagaggagagagaaagcgtGGAAATGGGGAGTGCAGGGACACGGCGTCTATTTTGCGGAGAGGGATGCGAAGCCTGCTGGAGAGCGTAATAGTGCCTCAGACCGTGCAAAATGCGGATGCGGAGTGGGATGGGGAGCGTTGCTGGAGTTGGCCTAACACAGGTTATGTTACATAATTAACACGGCATAAAATTAATTTAATCATGTGGTATAATACATAAAGGAATATAAATCTACTAGCATATATAACAAAACTGATGCTAGTACTCCACAGATATTGATTAAACCATTACAATTAAAACAGACAAGATAAACGAACAACGGATCTATACAAAAGATTTGCATCGCGATACACAGAAAATGCATATATACTTACAGTGCTTCCCACGACTAGATTTCAAGAACACGAGCTGATGTGTGAGGTGCACTTCTTAAAAACATGATTCACCGGCACCCGTGCATGTCGTCAAATTGTCGACGTCGGTTTGGAGACATCGCTCTCTCTTAATCTGCCGCACGGCAGACGCGATGACGACAGGATAGAGATAACGGAGGCGAAGAGAGTTAAGATTGAGAAGACGAGTCGTTGGTTGCTATATATCCTTCGTATGAAGGATGTCTCCCCTTTATAGAGGGGTCGATTTTTAGGTTCGATTTACTAAATTCCAGTAACTATTCTTATCCACTATCTCATTTTAGTGTATAGTTTTTGTTGTTATTTTACGGTCACACCAATACCATACCAACTTTCCTTTTATAAACACTTATTTGACATGAAACACaatattttattaaaataaaatacATATTATTACATAATTAAAGAAATAAAAGCACATAATTTATGAAAACAATTAAAAATTACATAATCAAACATAAAAATAAAATACATAATTTATAAATAAAAGTATACAACTTAAACATAAAAATAAAAATCATCAAATTTTTAAATAAAATCTACTTTATATATTATTTCTATATTTTTAGAATTTTTTTTCAAATTTTTGGACTTTAAGTGGTTAAAAAACATGTAGTTAACATGGCGCAGGCGTAGACTAATCGGAACATATCACGTCACTAAAGGTGGTCGTTATTGACCAGACTATCCAACAAAACAGTCAATATCGACCGGTCAAACTCCAACATAGTATCGGTCAGACTGACTGATCAATAGACTCATGGATCGGCCGTCCAAACTGATCGATGTTAGAGCCGGACTAGTTGATATCGACCGTCTTCCTCTAAAACCACCCTAATGCTTGACGCTCGTTTTATTCCAAATTATAAAATAATCTAATCTAATATTTATCTTTATTATATACTTACTGTAATACTTAATAAAAATAAATAGTATGTTTTAACCGTAACGAGGCACAACTATAAGAATAATCTTCGGTCTCTATCTATATTCAGTTTTCACGGATCCACATTCATCATGCGTCCGGGATGACGTGATTCGGTGATTGGAATAACGGAGGATTAGCAAGGTTCCAACCTATCATTAGAGAGAGAGGTCGCAGTCGCAACTCGCAACTAGAGGGCTAAACAGATACTTATTCGGATATCAGTTTTTTTGGTTTTTTTATTTGATTGCGAATTAATAGAATATAAAATCTGTTATTCTTGTTTTTAGTATTGAGCTTGTAAAGATTCATGAAAGGTAAATCTCAAATCTATCATATATCTTctcaaataataaatataaatttcGGATACAAATCGAATACGGATACAGATATTTTTTCACCTTTTTGTTGTATGGAGCAAATAATATATGAAATAATTTATACATAATTTTATTCTTATTTATAATAATGTGCTTCATAACATAAGAGATTAGCATCAAATTTCAtatatatctattttaaaatattaaatttgtcctaaCAGTTCAGATATCCGTTTACACCCCTACTCGCAACTATACTGCGACGTTGCCACGTTGTCACTTTGATTTCTTTTCAGAAAAAAATAAAGCTCTTTGCAGGCCTCGAAATTGGGATATTGATCCCAATCTCGAGGATCTTGAATACGACGGCTTCTGGAGAAATATTCACGAAATCAAATAGTATGATTGTGACATTTAATAGTGAATATGAGACCGTCGTTTCTCTTAAGTTTTTGAAGCGAGAATATGACCATCGGGATATTGGTCAACATGACATAAAACAATGATACAGTAAATATAGGAAACGAAATAGTCCAGATTACTATTTCATCTAAAAATGTGCTAAcaatagtgaaagtcgcctagaggggggtgaatagggcgaatctgaaatttacaaactttaagcacaactacaacccggggttagcgttagagttaaattcgagtctgaaagagagggcgaaaacaaatcacaagcaaataagacggatgacacggtgatttgttttaccgaggttcggttcttacaaacctactccctgttgagatggtcacaaagaccgggtctctttcaaccctttccctctctcaaacggtcactcagaccgagtgagcttctcttctcaatcaaacgggacactaagtcctcacaaggaccaccacaacttggtttcccttgttttgattacaagtgaattgagcacaagaaatagaggaagaagaaaagcaatccaagcgcaagagctcaaaagaacacaaatgtctctctctctagtcactaatttggctggagtgattccggacttggaagaggatttgatctctttgtttgtgtcttgtattgaatgttatagctcttgtaaggtgtttgaaggctgaaacttggatacattgaagtgtggtggttgggggtatttatagcctcaaccaccaaaagaaccgttggtgagggcttctgtcgcatccagccacgtcacccggccgttggattctgaccgttggagcttctgacatctgggccaccagacagccactgttcactgtccggcgcgccttctggctctgctctgacttctgcgcgcactgtagcgcattaactgccgttgcagacgaccgttggcgctgtagtagccgttactccgctagctcaccggacagtccggtgctacaccggacagtccggtgctacaccggacagtccagtgaattatagcggagcggcttccagaattctcgaaggtgagcagttcggagttgggttccctggtgcaccggacactgtccggtggcacaccggacagtccggtgtgccagaccagggcacacttcggttgtctattgctccttttatttgaactctttcttggtctttttattggtttgttgtgaacctttggcacctgtaaaacttataatctagagcaaactagttagtccaattatttatgttgggcaattcaaccaccaaaatcaattaggaaaaggtgtaagcctagttTCCTTTCAAATGGCATCTAAAAAGACATAACACAAGGATATAGCATTTGACACTGTTTAGATTCACGTTTAGGATATATTTGGGATGCAACGTATGCACGCATGCGTGTTTGATTTGGCTTTTGTTATGTCTTTTTTCCCCTAAAAGTCAGAAtcccaaccaaagggctggatctagGAAACAACTTTTTTCTTACTAAAATCCGATTTTCCCGcattgcaaaactgaaagcacctctgAATTTGTTTTTAGTGACTTTCGGATGTAATGTGAAAATATATATAGAAGAACTTTTAGCGACTTTTAGTGATTTTCACCAAATAGTTTTTAGTTGTTAACAGCTCACAACCTACAACAGCTTTTTCCATAGCTCACAGTCCACAACAGTTTTTTCCACAGCCACAGCTCAACCAAACAGATCCTAAATAATTGGTTGGTAATAACAGTTTAGgccattttttttattttttaacaaGACCTAGATCTTGTTCCCTCCTTTTTAATTTATAAGACTTCCATCTTTTCTATATACACTACTACATAACATAGTTTTAGTAACACCAACTTGTGTTACTATATTTCAACAAAGGTGTTACTAACTATACTAGTAATACATCTTGTTTGTGTTACTATATCCAATGTTACTCGTATCTAATCTATTGAAACACAAAATATATGTTCTTTTTTATAAAAAAAGTGTTACTACTCTACTCTAGTGTAACAATTTTTTTAACTCTAGTAACCCTTTTCATTACAATAGTCGCACTTTGTGACAACATATATTAGAATTTTAGGTACATGTTGACTGTAACACATGCTTTACATGTTGTAACACATCCAAATTTCATATGAAAAGCTATTTTAAAATTGCACATGGCACATAACATTGGCATAAATTTATTAACAGATCATGACACATTGTCGAACCACAAAAATCACAACTTTAAGTAATCATAGGTACTTGCTTTGATTGAAGGTAAAATATATAGTACTTGTTCACAAAATACAATTGTATATTTACACAATAATACAATTCTAGAGAATAAATGTAGCAAGTAGTAGATAGTACAAGTCTGTAAAGGCAAAACTAAATGTAACTACAAATAAAAAATATTCTTGGAATTCATTGCTGATTTGTCCCATCTCATGCGCATCTAAATCTACAAACTCATCCATCGATTATTTCAACCTGCATAGAGAATGGTCGTTGTATCATTAATCGTTTCAGCCTGCATCCTACCTATAGAAAGCAATTTGTATGCAACATTACGTATTTACAAAACTTATTATAGCATACACAAATCGAAGGTCAAGCAATTGATGCTCCTTTTGAATGGGCATCACCAATTTTGTCGTAGCCATGCATGGACCTAACCAAAGGCTCATCTTGTATAATAGGATGATTGATTCATACTTTGTAGAATTTTTTTCCTATCTCAATTCCACCAACACTTTCTTTTGGACTAGAGCTCAAAATGGTTTCATAGGCCATAATTGCCTTATTTGGATGGCTTGCTGTCTTAAGTGTCACTATTGAGGTTATATTTGCTCACCTTAATTGGACGAGGCTATGTATATTTGTATACCGAATAGTACCAAAAAACGGTAAAATTTACGAAGATCTGCTACTTCCCGAGTGGGAAGTTCATCCCTGGAAGGGAGAGGACGAACGCCCATGCGGGGCGAGGACGGGTGTCACGAGGGCGCCGCTGGGTGGCGAGGTCAGAACTCGAGACGAAGGTAGTGTGCATCAGGAGGGAGAGGAACACGACACACTCAGAACTGTATTGGAGATATTTTCGGGTCCGCAGCCCCGGACACACGTTGACACGCACGGTGCCCGAGGGCGTGAAGTACGAACAACACCTCAAAATCTTGTAGCTTTTAATAGAAGAGATTAGTAGAAACTTATATTGCCACTGTTATAAATTTACAATAAGAATGGTTTGATCTTCAATGTGTGATCAAAGTATGGCATACTGTTTGGAATTCACTTGTTCTCATTTTTTCAAATTTGTCATCTCGCCTTCTCTAGACAATTCTTGGCCTCAATTTCTTTTCACCACTAACTATTAGGTTTCTAGCTAAATTCTTAAGGATCTCACTGAGATGTTGATCTCCTCGATTACCTCATTTCCTTTGTCCATGTGAATGTTGCGTCCTTTGAACTATAAAAATAAAGACTAGCAAATACATTAGTCCAAAcagttactgaaagggaattaggcttacacctagttcctaaataattttggtggttgaattgcccaacacaaatctttggactaactagtttgctctagtgtataagttatacaggtgtcaaaggttcacacttagccaataaaaagaccaagtgttgggttcaacaaaaatgcaaaggagcaaccgaaggctcctctggtctggcgcaccggactgtccggtgtgccaccggacatgtccggtgcaccagaggactcaggtttcaaactcgtcaccttcgggaatttccagaggccactccgctataattcaccggactgtccggtgtgcaccggacatgtccggtgctccaaggaagggcggccccaggaactcgccagcctcaggttttcattccagccgctcagctataattcaccggactgtccggtgtgcaccggactgtccggtgcatctgcggagcaacggctacttcaggcgccaacggctacctgctgcgcatttattgcgcgccagcgcgcgcagaggacaggcacacccatgctggcgcaccggacactctacagtacatgtccggtgcgccaccggacatcaaggcgagcccagaagtcagaactccaacggtcgatttccaacggcactggtgacgtggcgggggcaccggactgtccggtg is a genomic window of Zea mays cultivar B73 chromosome 5, Zm-B73-REFERENCE-NAM-5.0, whole genome shotgun sequence containing:
- the LOC118471996 gene encoding serine/arginine repetitive matrix protein 1-like translates to MEGPRVHQGYTSTSSSHPPSVALRPQINSRWSPQLDTVEMKLEEAHSRLARFRDRKPPPTRSEPKPPTPPIQREHNPSPPPIQRDLKPSLQPPIQKAPSPAPQPSARPQLVIPRTSNRPTPRPEPMPGLKRAAAPSSSSSPAPPERSRKEEKKPKIKMEQKGHPNLITSVGKSSATVFRFQGRNLVSSQHRRKLMPC